The following coding sequences lie in one Flavobacteriales bacterium genomic window:
- a CDS encoding DUF4301 family protein, translating into MESLIQDMIQAGVPEDLAYEQCRLIERGVRYVDLFSSASIQNGISKLDAAQVDVLAESYDQRSQEVTVLKFVPASGAATRMFKDLISEWKTGEPNPGSDLFFEQLSDIPFAHLLDIAAAREEILEQLLSTERLDMDNRPKGSILFHRYPDEVRTAFEEHLVEGVEYASSGGKVHLHFTLSPDHIEDVKSSLHAWAKDYAERLDCTYDLQFSIQLPFTDTVPFDLQGRPLMNGERVLTRPGGHGSLIYNLNKLDADMIFIKNIDNVVPDKHRGDTVRYKKALAGMLIEARKEARGMISDLKASDDEATRARAIHFLERMGLKLE; encoded by the coding sequence ATGGAATCCTTGATTCAGGACATGATACAGGCGGGAGTGCCAGAGGACTTGGCCTATGAGCAGTGCAGACTCATAGAAAGGGGAGTGCGCTACGTGGATCTCTTTTCATCGGCATCGATCCAGAATGGGATATCCAAGCTGGACGCTGCCCAAGTAGATGTTCTCGCAGAGAGCTATGACCAGCGTTCTCAAGAGGTGACCGTCCTGAAGTTCGTACCCGCATCCGGAGCGGCCACACGCATGTTCAAGGACTTGATCAGTGAATGGAAGACCGGAGAACCCAACCCTGGTTCCGATCTGTTTTTCGAGCAATTGAGCGACATCCCATTTGCTCATCTCTTGGATATCGCAGCTGCTAGGGAAGAGATCCTGGAACAGTTGCTGAGCACAGAGCGCTTGGACATGGACAACCGACCCAAAGGAAGCATTCTCTTCCATAGGTATCCAGACGAGGTCCGTACGGCTTTTGAAGAACACTTGGTCGAAGGGGTGGAATATGCCTCATCTGGAGGAAAGGTCCACCTGCACTTCACTCTATCCCCAGATCACATAGAGGATGTGAAGAGCAGTTTGCATGCCTGGGCAAAAGACTACGCTGAGCGATTGGATTGTACCTACGATCTCCAATTTTCCATACAGCTTCCGTTTACAGATACGGTTCCCTTCGATCTTCAAGGACGCCCTTTGATGAACGGAGAGCGGGTCCTGACCCGACCTGGGGGACATGGTTCCTTGATATACAATCTGAACAAGCTGGATGCGGACATGATATTCATCAAGAATATCGACAATGTAGTCCCGGACAAGCACCGAGGAGACACTGTGCGTTACAAGAAAGCGCTTGCCGGAATGCTCATAGAGGCCAGAAAAGAGGCCAGAGGGATGATCAGTGACCTCAAGGCCAGCGATGACGAAGCTACCCGGGCACGTGCTATCCATTTTCTGGAGCGGATGGGGCTGAAACTGGAG
- the rsmI gene encoding 16S rRNA (cytidine(1402)-2'-O)-methyltransferase, translating to MLYIVPTPIGNLADITLRAIDILKKVDLILAEDTRTSAKLLQHHGIETSMRPFHQHNEHKVLEDIIAQMESGNTLALISDAGTPGISDPGFLLVRACVEQGIAVETLPGATAFVPALVNSGFPTDRFVYEGFLPQKKGRQTRLKEIAEEQRTVVLYESPHRIVRLLKELSEVLSEGRKVSVSRELSKIHEETLRGLPAQLQEHFEAHPPKGEFVVVVDAIKRKKAS from the coding sequence GTGCTCTACATTGTCCCTACGCCTATTGGAAATCTCGCGGATATCACACTGCGGGCCATTGATATTCTAAAGAAGGTCGACTTGATTCTGGCCGAGGATACGCGCACCAGTGCCAAACTTTTGCAGCATCACGGCATCGAGACTTCCATGCGGCCTTTTCATCAGCATAATGAGCACAAGGTGCTTGAGGACATCATTGCTCAGATGGAATCGGGCAACACACTGGCTTTGATATCCGATGCAGGTACTCCCGGCATCTCCGACCCGGGATTCCTCTTGGTGCGGGCCTGTGTGGAGCAAGGAATTGCTGTAGAGACGCTTCCAGGTGCTACGGCCTTTGTACCGGCACTGGTGAACTCAGGATTCCCTACAGACAGATTCGTTTATGAGGGATTCCTTCCTCAAAAGAAAGGCCGCCAGACGCGACTCAAGGAGATTGCCGAAGAACAGCGCACCGTGGTCCTCTATGAATCGCCCCACCGGATAGTCCGTCTGCTCAAGGAATTGTCAGAGGTATTATCAGAAGGCAGAAAAGTCTCTGTATCCAGGGAGCTGAGCAAGATCCATGAAGAGACCTTAAGAGGATTGCCAGCTCAACTGCAAGAGCATTTCGAGGCTCATCCGCCCAAAGGTGAGTTCGTGGTGGTAGTGGATGCCATCAAAAGAAAAAAGGCCTCTTGA
- a CDS encoding aldehyde dehydrogenase has product MQESMIANYINGELVPPKGGKYLDNFEPATGNVYSQIPDSDEEDIEMAVAAAKTAYDSWSSTPKQERSRIILRIAQLIEERSEELAQAESRDNGKPLWLARKVDIPRAASNMHFYGTAILHYASSAHAMEGHAVNYTLRSPLGVVACISPWNLPLYLFTWKIAPALAAGNCVIAKPSEVTPYSAYLFSQICIEAGLPSGVLNIVHGLGAKTGGVLSGHPDVKAISFTGGTSTGETIARTAAPLFKKLSLELGGKNPNIIFEDCDFDEMLKTTMRSSFANQGQICLCGSRILVQKGIYERFKKEFVERTEALKVGPPVDPESKMGAMVSKAHLEKVLAYVELAKEEGGTILTGGDRVRLSGELAEGWYMRPTIIEGLDQSCRTNQEEIFGPVVTIMPFDTEEDALQAANATRYGLSATVWTSDLQKAHRMAQEIEAGIVWINTWLLRDLRTPFGGVKDSGVGREGGFDALDFFTEPKNVCIKL; this is encoded by the coding sequence ATGCAAGAGTCGATGATCGCCAATTATATCAATGGAGAACTGGTCCCACCGAAAGGCGGCAAGTACCTCGATAATTTCGAGCCTGCTACCGGAAATGTGTACTCGCAGATACCGGATTCGGATGAGGAGGATATAGAAATGGCAGTGGCTGCAGCCAAAACCGCCTATGACTCATGGAGCAGCACCCCCAAACAGGAGCGTAGCAGGATCATATTGCGGATCGCTCAGCTGATAGAGGAGAGAAGTGAAGAATTGGCCCAGGCAGAGTCTAGAGATAATGGCAAGCCCCTTTGGTTGGCACGGAAAGTGGATATTCCACGAGCAGCTTCCAATATGCATTTCTACGGGACAGCCATTCTGCACTATGCCTCTTCAGCACATGCGATGGAAGGACATGCTGTCAACTACACTTTGCGAAGTCCACTGGGAGTTGTCGCGTGTATATCGCCTTGGAACCTCCCGCTCTATCTCTTCACATGGAAGATCGCACCAGCACTGGCAGCAGGTAATTGTGTGATTGCCAAACCTTCTGAAGTGACGCCTTACAGCGCCTATCTATTCTCCCAGATATGTATCGAAGCGGGATTGCCTTCTGGGGTACTCAATATCGTTCACGGACTGGGAGCCAAGACCGGAGGCGTACTCTCAGGGCATCCCGATGTAAAGGCCATCAGTTTCACGGGTGGCACCAGTACAGGCGAAACGATCGCTCGGACGGCCGCACCCCTGTTCAAGAAACTCTCTCTGGAACTCGGAGGAAAGAACCCCAATATCATCTTCGAGGACTGTGATTTTGATGAAATGCTCAAGACCACCATGCGGTCATCCTTTGCAAACCAAGGACAGATCTGTCTGTGTGGAAGTAGGATCCTCGTGCAGAAAGGCATCTATGAGCGATTCAAAAAGGAATTTGTAGAACGCACCGAAGCTTTGAAGGTGGGGCCCCCCGTAGATCCAGAATCCAAGATGGGAGCCATGGTGAGCAAAGCCCATCTGGAAAAGGTATTGGCATATGTAGAGTTGGCCAAAGAAGAAGGCGGCACTATCTTGACTGGAGGGGATCGAGTGAGACTTTCAGGAGAACTTGCAGAAGGATGGTATATGCGCCCAACGATCATCGAAGGTCTGGACCAATCCTGTAGGACCAATCAAGAAGAGATCTTCGGACCGGTGGTCACGATCATGCCATTCGATACAGAAGAGGATGCTTTGCAAGCGGCCAATGCCACACGCTACGGATTGTCTGCCACTGTTTGGACCAGCGATTTGCAAAAAGCACATCGTATGGCCCAAGAGATCGAGGCGGGTATCGTCTGGATCAATACCTGGTTGTTGCGTGATCTTCGCACCCCTTTCGGAGGAGTCAAAGACTCAGGCGTGGGCCGTGAAGGTGGCTTCGATGCTTTGGATTTCTTCACAGAACCAAAGAATGTCTGCATCAAGCTCTGA
- a CDS encoding thymidine kinase produces the protein MFLDDTTKRGPKRGWIEVICGSMFSGKTEELLRRLRRSQIAGQRVEIFKPTVDTRYDDTEVVSHDKNSIPSVAVDHSRDILLKIKEFDVVGVDEAQFFDEMLPDVCDAMANQGIRVIVAGLDMDFSGKPFGPIPELLARAEHVTKVHAICMECGGSAVYSYRTTDQDEQVVLGQQDNYAPLCRTCYNAHSKEDSPSE, from the coding sequence ATGTTCTTGGACGACACTACAAAAAGAGGGCCGAAAAGAGGCTGGATAGAGGTCATTTGCGGGAGTATGTTCTCCGGTAAGACCGAGGAATTGCTCAGGCGACTCAGACGATCCCAGATCGCTGGGCAGCGTGTGGAGATATTCAAGCCTACAGTGGATACACGCTATGACGATACCGAAGTTGTGAGTCACGATAAGAATAGCATCCCCTCCGTTGCGGTGGATCATTCAAGGGATATTCTTCTCAAGATCAAAGAATTCGATGTAGTTGGAGTCGATGAGGCTCAATTCTTCGATGAGATGCTGCCCGATGTATGCGATGCCATGGCCAATCAAGGAATACGTGTGATCGTAGCGGGCTTGGATATGGACTTCTCGGGTAAACCCTTTGGTCCTATCCCAGAATTACTCGCACGGGCAGAACATGTGACCAAGGTGCATGCCATCTGTATGGAGTGCGGGGGATCGGCCGTATATAGCTATCGTACTACCGATCAGGATGAACAAGTGGTCCTCGGTCAACAGGATAATTATGCTCCACTTTGCAGGACCTGCTACAATGCGCACAGCAAAGAAGACTCTCCGAGCGAATGA
- a CDS encoding M28 family peptidase, translating to MAFSLGNGQDISYVKEQAEILSSARMKGRGYVDRGLDRAAQHIAAEFKNLGLKPYGKHYFQEFDHKVNTFPGKMELTIDSQEMQPGADFIVDPASPLFAGRLRAQVYDGNNLQTLPSLEVLQEECENCLIVLDMQDVEEKEVLKEARQLKYLLSDFAPVIWLKDEKRTWGVSNQQLEYPIIECASNLLVDGSLVEIKIEAVFESSFTSKNVIGYIPGSKYPDSLIAFTAHYDHLGMMGDDACFFGANDNASGTAYILSLAKHYMDYPPECTLAFIAFAGEEAGLVGSRYFVENPLFPLENLKFVINLDLMGSGVEGITVVNARSQTREFDLLETLNRTHDLLPQIKARGQAPNSDHYYFSEAGVPAIFIYALGGSTAYHDIYDVSSNLTFEEYNDIFKLLTLFVNKL from the coding sequence GTGGCTTTTTCTCTGGGAAATGGGCAGGATATCTCCTACGTTAAAGAGCAGGCAGAGATCCTCTCCTCAGCACGCATGAAGGGCAGAGGGTATGTGGACAGGGGACTCGATCGGGCAGCCCAGCACATCGCAGCAGAATTCAAGAATCTCGGGCTGAAGCCTTATGGGAAACATTATTTCCAGGAATTCGATCATAAGGTCAACACCTTTCCTGGCAAGATGGAACTGACCATCGATAGTCAAGAGATGCAACCTGGAGCTGACTTCATTGTGGACCCGGCCTCTCCTTTGTTTGCCGGGAGACTCAGAGCTCAGGTCTACGATGGGAACAACCTACAGACCCTCCCTTCATTGGAAGTGCTCCAAGAAGAATGCGAGAATTGCCTCATCGTTTTGGATATGCAGGATGTCGAAGAGAAAGAAGTGCTTAAAGAAGCCCGGCAACTTAAATATCTCCTCAGCGATTTCGCACCCGTCATTTGGCTGAAGGACGAGAAGCGCACTTGGGGAGTCAGTAACCAACAGCTCGAATACCCCATCATCGAATGTGCCTCGAATCTGCTGGTCGATGGCAGTCTGGTCGAGATCAAGATAGAAGCGGTCTTCGAGTCATCGTTCACTTCCAAAAATGTCATCGGATATATTCCGGGCAGCAAGTATCCTGATTCATTGATCGCCTTTACTGCCCATTATGATCACCTCGGAATGATGGGGGATGATGCCTGCTTCTTTGGGGCCAATGACAATGCTTCTGGAACGGCATATATCCTCAGTTTGGCCAAGCACTACATGGATTATCCACCGGAATGCACCTTGGCATTCATTGCTTTTGCAGGAGAAGAAGCCGGTCTGGTAGGTTCTCGATATTTCGTGGAGAATCCGCTGTTCCCTCTCGAGAATCTGAAGTTTGTGATCAATCTGGACCTCATGGGTTCTGGAGTAGAGGGTATCACCGTGGTCAATGCTCGGTCCCAGACCAGGGAATTCGACCTATTGGAAACCCTGAATCGAACACATGATCTACTTCCTCAGATAAAGGCTAGGGGACAGGCACCGAATAGCGATCACTACTACTTCTCAGAGGCCGGAGTTCCAGCCATATTTATCTACGCTCTGGGAGGTTCTACCGCCTATCATGACATTTATGATGTCAGTAGCAATCTCACTTTTGAAGAATACAATGATATCTTCAAGCTTCTCACCCTCTTCGTTAATAAGCTCTGA